A single region of the Etheostoma cragini isolate CJK2018 chromosome 3, CSU_Ecrag_1.0, whole genome shotgun sequence genome encodes:
- the cuedc1b gene encoding CUE domain-containing protein 1b isoform X1, giving the protein MTSLFKRSSSNGGSGSSGSSGGGSGGQGQLNNSRSSRQVRRLEFNQAMEDFKTMFPSMDYEVIECVLRSNNGAVDATIDQLLQMSIDGQGSDDSSDSDDSIPAEILERTLEPDSSDEEPPPVYSPPTYDMHIYDRKYPEAPPTPPPRFEAQPPPGHQQVRSYRNWNPPLLGNLPDDFLRILPQQLDSIKQSSQSSLSQPSSSSSSSVSSISQWTSQSGSLSGAAGSTGGPGLTSGATEQDKKLKQYLDDERIALFLQNEEFMRELQRNREFLIALERDRLKYESKKSKSNHSSSMENSTGEQNSAASMESVSDDALFRDKLKHMGKSTRKKLFEIARTFSEKTKRKKSKRRMLLKHHSLGTANSTANLLDDVDGNPCEDGQPRRANTQEEKEQRNEPII; this is encoded by the exons ATGACTAGCCTGTTCAAGCGTAGCAGCAGCAATGGAGGCTCCGGAAGCAGCGGAAGTAGTGGTGGGGGCAGCGGTGGGCAGGGGCAGCTCAACAACAGCAGGTCCAGCCGGCAAGTCCGACGCCTGGAGTTCAACCAGGCCATGGAGGACTTCAAGACAATGTTCCCCTCCATGGACTATGAGGTGATTGAGTGCGTCCTGCGCTCCAACAACGGGGCAGTGGACGCTACGATTGACCAGCTGCTCCAGATGAGCATTGATGGACAGGGCTCCGATGACAGTTCCGACTCTGATGACAGCATCCCAGCAGAG ATTCTGGAGAGAACACTGGAACCTGACAGTTCAGACGAGGAACCGCCTCCAGTCTACTCTCCGCCAACATATGATATGCACATTTATGACAGGAAATACCCAGAAGCCCCTCCAACACCCCCGCCAAG ATTTGAAGCCCAGCCACCTCCAGGTCACCAGCAGGTCAGAAGCTACCGGAACTGGAACCCTCCTTTGCTCGGAAATCTCCCAGACGATTTTCTGCGGATCCTGCCACAGCAGTTGGACAGTATTAAG CAGAGCTCCCAGAGCAGTCTTTCCCAGCCCtcatcctcatcttcttcctccGTTTCTTCAATAAGCCAGTGGACGTCACAGTCTGGTTCTCTGTCTGGAGCCGCAGGGTCCACCGGAGGTCCCGGTTTGACAAGCGGAGCTACCGAGCAAGACAAGAAGCTGAAGCAGTATCTTGATGACGAGCGCATCGCCCTGTTCCTGCAGAACGAGGAGTTTATGAGAGAGCTGCAGCGCAACCGCGAGTTCCTCATTGCCTTGGAGAGAG ATCGCTTGAAGTATGAATCAAAGAAATCAAAGTCCAATCATTCATCTAGTATGGAGAATTCCACAG gagAACAGAACTCTGCAGCTTCAATGGAGTCAGTGTCAGATGACGCCCTGTTCAGAGACAAACTCAAACATATGGGCAAAT CAACAAGAAAGAAGCTGTTTGAAATTGCCAGAACGTTCTCAGAAAAGACGAAgcggaaaaagtcaaaaaggagGATGCTCCTGAAGCACCATTC ATTGGGCACCGCCAATTCGACAGCAAATCTCCTCGACGATGTAGATGGAAACCCCTGTG aggATGGTCAGCCCAGAAGAGCAAACACTCAGGAAGAGAAAGAACAACGCAATGAGCCAATAATATG
- the cuedc1b gene encoding CUE domain-containing protein 1b isoform X2, producing the protein MTSLFKRSSSNGGSGSSGSSGGGSGGQGQLNNSRSSRQVRRLEFNQAMEDFKTMFPSMDYEVIECVLRSNNGAVDATIDQLLQMSIDGQGSDDSSDSDDSIPAEILERTLEPDSSDEEPPPVYSPPTYDMHIYDRKYPEAPPTPPPRFEAQPPPGHQQVRSYRNWNPPLLGNLPDDFLRILPQQLDSIKSSQSSLSQPSSSSSSSVSSISQWTSQSGSLSGAAGSTGGPGLTSGATEQDKKLKQYLDDERIALFLQNEEFMRELQRNREFLIALERDRLKYESKKSKSNHSSSMENSTGEQNSAASMESVSDDALFRDKLKHMGKSTRKKLFEIARTFSEKTKRKKSKRRMLLKHHSLGTANSTANLLDDVDGNPCEDGQPRRANTQEEKEQRNEPII; encoded by the exons ATGACTAGCCTGTTCAAGCGTAGCAGCAGCAATGGAGGCTCCGGAAGCAGCGGAAGTAGTGGTGGGGGCAGCGGTGGGCAGGGGCAGCTCAACAACAGCAGGTCCAGCCGGCAAGTCCGACGCCTGGAGTTCAACCAGGCCATGGAGGACTTCAAGACAATGTTCCCCTCCATGGACTATGAGGTGATTGAGTGCGTCCTGCGCTCCAACAACGGGGCAGTGGACGCTACGATTGACCAGCTGCTCCAGATGAGCATTGATGGACAGGGCTCCGATGACAGTTCCGACTCTGATGACAGCATCCCAGCAGAG ATTCTGGAGAGAACACTGGAACCTGACAGTTCAGACGAGGAACCGCCTCCAGTCTACTCTCCGCCAACATATGATATGCACATTTATGACAGGAAATACCCAGAAGCCCCTCCAACACCCCCGCCAAG ATTTGAAGCCCAGCCACCTCCAGGTCACCAGCAGGTCAGAAGCTACCGGAACTGGAACCCTCCTTTGCTCGGAAATCTCCCAGACGATTTTCTGCGGATCCTGCCACAGCAGTTGGACAGTATTAAG AGCTCCCAGAGCAGTCTTTCCCAGCCCtcatcctcatcttcttcctccGTTTCTTCAATAAGCCAGTGGACGTCACAGTCTGGTTCTCTGTCTGGAGCCGCAGGGTCCACCGGAGGTCCCGGTTTGACAAGCGGAGCTACCGAGCAAGACAAGAAGCTGAAGCAGTATCTTGATGACGAGCGCATCGCCCTGTTCCTGCAGAACGAGGAGTTTATGAGAGAGCTGCAGCGCAACCGCGAGTTCCTCATTGCCTTGGAGAGAG ATCGCTTGAAGTATGAATCAAAGAAATCAAAGTCCAATCATTCATCTAGTATGGAGAATTCCACAG gagAACAGAACTCTGCAGCTTCAATGGAGTCAGTGTCAGATGACGCCCTGTTCAGAGACAAACTCAAACATATGGGCAAAT CAACAAGAAAGAAGCTGTTTGAAATTGCCAGAACGTTCTCAGAAAAGACGAAgcggaaaaagtcaaaaaggagGATGCTCCTGAAGCACCATTC ATTGGGCACCGCCAATTCGACAGCAAATCTCCTCGACGATGTAGATGGAAACCCCTGTG aggATGGTCAGCCCAGAAGAGCAAACACTCAGGAAGAGAAAGAACAACGCAATGAGCCAATAATATG